In Sebaldella termitidis ATCC 33386, one DNA window encodes the following:
- a CDS encoding DUF1634 domain-containing protein: MREDEKELHEVELAISKALRIGVIISGAVTFAGLVMYFSTGDSGYPGASYPATFTEIIKGLLALKPYGVIMTGLIILIATPIFRVGISIVIFLVEKDYLYVKITLLVFVILMLSLLMGKAG, from the coding sequence ATGAGAGAAGACGAAAAAGAACTGCATGAAGTAGAACTTGCCATAAGTAAGGCTCTCAGAATAGGAGTAATAATAAGCGGGGCAGTCACATTTGCCGGTCTTGTGATGTATTTTAGCACTGGAGACAGCGGATATCCCGGAGCATCATATCCTGCCACTTTTACGGAAATCATAAAAGGGCTTCTGGCTCTAAAGCCGTATGGGGTTATTATGACAGGACTTATTATACTTATAGCTACGCCGATTTTCCGTGTAGGAATATCAATAGTAATATTTCTTGTGGAAAAAGACTATCTGTATGTGAAAATAACGTTGCTTGTATTTGTAATACTGATGCTGAGCCTCTTGATGGGAAAAGCAGGATAA
- a CDS encoding sulfite exporter TauE/SafE family protein, whose protein sequence is MEIYSLQIFLVSVIAGVLGSILGLGGGIIIIPALTLMFQVDIKHAIGASIIAVIATSSGAAVAYIKDKVTNIRIGMFLEIATTVGAITGAFIGGFLNPKYLFMIFSILMFYSTFMMIKKAGAELPQNVIQDPLADKLNLHGEYYDKALKENVKYNVSGVKSGFGVMYVAGIMSGLLGIGSGSFKVMAMDVFMKLPMKVSSSTSNFMIGVTAAASAGVYLERGDIRPEIAGPVALGVLVGATLGAKIMQHLKSKTIRMIFIPVLLYVAIQMFMKGIGG, encoded by the coding sequence TTGGAAATATACAGTCTGCAAATATTTTTAGTATCCGTCATAGCAGGAGTACTGGGTTCTATACTTGGTCTGGGCGGGGGAATAATTATAATTCCCGCACTGACGCTTATGTTTCAGGTGGATATAAAGCATGCAATAGGAGCCAGTATAATAGCCGTCATAGCAACTTCAAGCGGAGCAGCAGTGGCATATATAAAAGATAAGGTAACAAATATAAGAATAGGAATGTTTCTTGAGATTGCGACAACTGTGGGAGCTATTACAGGAGCCTTTATAGGCGGTTTTCTGAATCCAAAATATCTGTTTATGATATTCAGTATTCTGATGTTTTACTCCACATTTATGATGATAAAAAAAGCAGGAGCCGAGCTTCCTCAAAATGTAATTCAGGATCCTCTGGCAGATAAGCTGAATCTTCACGGAGAATACTACGACAAAGCTTTGAAGGAAAATGTTAAATATAATGTCAGCGGTGTAAAGAGCGGCTTTGGCGTAATGTATGTGGCAGGTATAATGTCAGGACTTCTTGGGATAGGAAGCGGTTCATTTAAGGTTATGGCAATGGATGTATTTATGAAACTTCCAATGAAGGTTTCCAGCAGTACGAGTAATTTTATGATAGGGGTTACTGCAGCAGCAAGTGCAGGCGTCTATCTTGAACGGGGAGATATAAGACCGGAAATAGCAGGACCTGTGGCTTTGGGTGTACTTGTAGGTGCCACGCTAGGTGCGAAAATTATGCAGCATCTGAAAAGTAAAACAATAAGAATGATATTTATTCCGGTCTTGCTCTATGTAGCAATACAGATGTTCATGAAAGGAATAGGTGGATAA
- a CDS encoding PTS sugar transporter subunit IIC — protein MIKFIENKLVPILIKIGENKILVAVRNGITLTLPFTISGSLFLILANLPIPGWSDFLGPFADKLSAPVAVTFGAIGIISAIGISYNLAKQYKLDAITCSAITMVVFLLAQLDQEYTLNVDNLGAAGLFSAIILSIITVHIIKFFISRNIVIKLPEGVPPAVAQSFAGLVPAAVAIVLIWFIRVLLNFDINAFFTWLLSPLVMGLGTLPGMLILIFLISILWCCGIHGDNVLSGITSPIFLKYIAENTQAYLNHQPIPHITADGFYIVFMCLGGTGATLGLVISMLRSKSKLYKSVGELSLPSAIFCINEPVIFGFPIVFNPIMMIPFTITPMILCTLTYALMYFNIIGRPVLQIPWTMPPIFAAYFVTGGNIPAVIWSVCTIVISVFVFLPFFKMAEKKQLEKEEAESRENLEPVLNSEI, from the coding sequence ATGATCAAATTTATTGAAAACAAACTAGTTCCAATTCTGATCAAAATTGGAGAGAACAAAATTTTAGTTGCTGTAAGAAACGGAATAACACTTACACTTCCATTTACTATTTCAGGAAGTCTGTTTCTTATTCTGGCCAATCTGCCTATTCCGGGATGGTCAGACTTTTTAGGACCGTTTGCTGATAAACTCAGCGCCCCTGTAGCAGTTACTTTTGGTGCTATTGGTATAATATCGGCTATAGGTATCAGTTATAATCTGGCAAAACAGTATAAGCTCGATGCCATAACATGTTCTGCCATTACTATGGTAGTCTTTCTTCTTGCACAGTTAGATCAGGAATATACTCTGAATGTAGATAATCTGGGAGCTGCAGGTCTGTTTTCGGCTATCATATTATCTATAATTACTGTACATATAATAAAATTCTTTATTTCAAGAAATATTGTGATAAAACTGCCTGAGGGAGTTCCGCCTGCAGTGGCTCAGTCATTTGCCGGCCTTGTTCCTGCAGCGGTTGCTATTGTATTAATATGGTTTATCAGAGTTCTTCTGAATTTTGATATAAATGCATTTTTCACATGGCTTTTAAGTCCTCTGGTAATGGGACTTGGTACACTGCCTGGTATGCTTATACTTATATTTCTTATTTCTATACTCTGGTGCTGCGGAATCCACGGGGATAATGTGCTTTCCGGTATTACAAGTCCGATTTTCCTGAAATATATTGCAGAAAATACACAGGCATATCTGAATCACCAGCCTATACCGCATATAACTGCTGACGGATTTTACATTGTCTTTATGTGTCTCGGTGGAACCGGAGCAACACTCGGTCTTGTTATTTCCATGCTGCGTTCCAAAAGCAAGCTGTACAAATCCGTGGGAGAGCTGTCATTGCCATCTGCCATTTTCTGTATAAACGAGCCTGTTATCTTTGGCTTTCCTATAGTATTTAACCCTATCATGATGATACCGTTTACTATTACGCCTATGATACTGTGTACCCTTACGTATGCCCTGATGTACTTTAATATAATAGGACGTCCCGTACTTCAGATACCGTGGACAATGCCGCCCATATTTGCAGCATACTTTGTAACCGGCGGGAATATACCTGCAGTCATATGGTCTGTATGTACTATTGTAATTTCTGTTTTTGTTTTTCTGCCTTTTTTCAAAATGGCGGAGAAAAAGCAGCTTGAAAAAGAAGAAGCAGAAAGCCGGGAAAATTTAGAACCTGTTTTAAACAGCGAAATATAA
- a CDS encoding 6-phospho-beta-glucosidase, with amino-acid sequence MKGLKITTIGGGSSYTPELIEGFIRRYDELPVTDYYLLDIEEGKEKLEIVGEFARRMVKKAGVPINIHLTLDREEALKDADFVTTQLRVGLLDARINDEKIPLKYNVLGQETTGPGGFMKAQRTIPVLLDICEDMKRLCPDAWLINFTNPAGIVTEAIKKYSSIKTIGICSGANSMLMDIAKAYDVQKDDIYTRIIGLNHLIFADKIFLKGEDITDDFIKKLSAGKADNSLKNIPDIGFSAKFTEALHMYPISYLKYFFLNREMVEIAKKDEAEKGTRGEQTKAIEHNLFELYKDKNLDTKPKELEKRGGAYYSETACSIISSIYNNKKEIHVVNTLNNGTTSDLPDNVVIETNAVIDKDGAHPVTYGKLPVKIRGLIQSVKAYEELTVEAAVTGSYDTALLALSINPLVPSANVAESILNELLEVNKKYLPQYFK; translated from the coding sequence ATGAAAGGACTAAAAATTACTACTATCGGCGGAGGTTCCAGTTATACTCCTGAATTAATAGAAGGATTTATCAGAAGATATGACGAACTGCCGGTTACTGATTACTATCTGCTTGATATCGAGGAAGGGAAAGAAAAGCTTGAGATTGTTGGCGAATTTGCCAGAAGAATGGTCAAAAAAGCCGGAGTTCCCATAAATATTCATCTTACTCTGGACAGAGAAGAAGCCCTGAAAGATGCGGATTTTGTGACAACTCAGTTAAGAGTGGGACTTCTTGATGCCAGAATCAATGATGAAAAAATCCCTTTAAAATATAATGTGCTTGGTCAGGAAACTACAGGACCCGGCGGATTTATGAAAGCCCAGAGAACTATTCCTGTTCTTTTAGATATATGCGAAGATATGAAGAGACTTTGTCCCGATGCATGGCTTATTAATTTTACCAATCCTGCAGGTATAGTAACAGAAGCAATAAAAAAATACAGCAGTATAAAAACTATAGGTATTTGCAGCGGTGCAAACAGCATGCTTATGGATATTGCAAAAGCTTATGATGTACAAAAAGACGACATCTACACCAGAATAATCGGGCTGAATCATCTGATTTTTGCAGATAAAATATTTCTAAAAGGCGAAGATATTACTGATGATTTTATAAAAAAATTATCTGCCGGAAAAGCGGATAACAGTTTGAAAAATATTCCGGATATAGGCTTTTCCGCTAAATTCACAGAAGCACTGCATATGTATCCTATTTCATATCTGAAATATTTTTTCCTGAACAGAGAAATGGTTGAAATTGCAAAAAAAGACGAAGCTGAAAAAGGTACAAGAGGTGAACAGACAAAGGCAATAGAACATAATCTATTTGAGCTTTATAAAGATAAAAATCTGGACACCAAACCTAAAGAATTGGAAAAACGCGGAGGAGCATATTACTCTGAAACAGCATGCTCTATAATAAGCTCTATTTATAATAATAAAAAAGAAATACATGTGGTAAACACTCTTAATAACGGTACCACTTCTGATCTTCCCGATAATGTGGTAATTGAAACAAATGCGGTAATAGATAAGGATGGTGCACATCCTGTCACATATGGAAAACTGCCTGTAAAAATAAGGGGACTTATCCAGAGTGTGAAAGCATACGAAGAGCTTACAGTGGAAGCTGCTGTAACAGGCAGCTATGATACGGCTCTCCTTGCCCTGAGCATTAATCCTCTTGTTCCGTCTGCAAATGTAGCAGAAAGTATACTAAATGAGCTTCTTGAGGTTAATAAAAAATACCTGCCTCAATATTTTAAATAA
- a CDS encoding glucosamine-6-phosphate deaminase has product MELITKKDYDELSKAVGDFVIDYVGKKPDSLICFAGGDTPLGLLKYLVEAVNENKVDLSKCRFVGLDEWVGLGRDVKGSCQEMLYNNFYDLIPVPKEQVCFFDGLAKDLNEECRRVDSFISDNGNLDLIVLGIGMNGHIGFNEPNVPADTYCHIVDLDPITKEVSVKYFDTALDVKQGLSLGMKTILEADTIILMADSERKADIVYKTVHSEKTPEIPSTMVKDAQKVYFFIDEAAGKLL; this is encoded by the coding sequence ATGGAACTTATAACAAAAAAGGACTATGATGAGCTGTCTAAAGCCGTGGGAGATTTTGTAATTGATTATGTAGGTAAAAAGCCTGACAGTCTGATCTGTTTCGCCGGCGGGGATACCCCTCTCGGGCTTTTGAAATATCTGGTGGAAGCTGTAAATGAAAACAAAGTTGACCTTAGTAAATGCAGATTTGTAGGTCTTGATGAATGGGTAGGATTGGGAAGAGATGTAAAGGGAAGCTGTCAGGAAATGCTGTATAATAATTTCTATGATCTTATTCCTGTTCCAAAAGAACAGGTATGCTTTTTTGACGGACTGGCAAAAGATCTGAATGAGGAATGCAGAAGAGTAGATTCTTTTATATCTGATAATGGTAACCTTGATCTCATTGTTCTTGGTATCGGTATGAACGGGCATATCGGCTTTAATGAACCTAATGTCCCTGCAGATACTTACTGTCACATTGTAGATCTGGATCCTATTACAAAAGAGGTTTCCGTAAAATATTTTGATACTGCACTTGATGTAAAGCAGGGATTATCTTTGGGAATGAAAACAATACTTGAAGCTGATACTATTATTTTAATGGCTGATTCTGAAAGAAAGGCTGATATTGTTTATAAAACAGTTCATTCGGAAAAAACTCCGGAAATTCCTTCTACTATGGTAAAAGATGCACAAAAAGTTTATTTCTTTATTGATGAAGCAGCAGGAAAATTACTGTAG
- a CDS encoding GntR family transcriptional regulator, protein MEKKHKYLEIKEEIKNDILNKKYEVGEKIPSERELASFYSVTRVTVQKAMNSLEQEGFIERVHGKGMFVLKNTEGNIYIFNNEKSDSVLGFSREFKNKVKISSELIEFEIIKAGKELAKLLEINVCDKVYFIRRVRLINNMPVTVEDTNIPVGIINEIPKEVLIKGSLYEYIEKITGKKIKDSDTIIEASLFTDELAKLLKIKAGLPMLKMTEVTRLEDKTVFNYSYSYNRGDVFKVKNMKIEK, encoded by the coding sequence ATGGAGAAAAAACACAAATATCTGGAAATAAAAGAAGAAATAAAAAATGATATATTAAATAAAAAATATGAAGTGGGTGAAAAAATACCCTCTGAGAGGGAACTTGCCTCTTTTTACAGTGTGACAAGAGTGACTGTCCAAAAAGCTATGAACAGTCTTGAGCAGGAAGGCTTTATAGAGAGAGTTCACGGTAAAGGTATGTTTGTACTGAAAAATACTGAGGGAAACATATATATTTTTAATAATGAAAAAAGTGACAGTGTTCTCGGTTTTTCGAGAGAGTTTAAAAATAAAGTGAAAATCAGCAGTGAGCTTATAGAATTTGAAATAATAAAGGCCGGAAAAGAACTGGCAAAGCTTCTTGAAATAAATGTGTGTGATAAGGTTTATTTTATAAGAAGGGTAAGACTCATAAATAATATGCCGGTTACAGTGGAGGATACCAATATTCCCGTAGGCATTATTAATGAAATTCCCAAAGAGGTATTAATAAAGGGCTCTCTTTATGAATATATAGAAAAAATCACAGGGAAAAAAATAAAGGATTCTGATACTATAATTGAGGCATCATTGTTTACTGACGAACTGGCAAAGCTTTTGAAAATAAAGGCGGGGCTTCCTATGCTGAAAATGACTGAGGTTACAAGGCTTGAAGATAAAACAGTGTTTAACTACTCATACAGCTATAACAGGGGTGATGTATTTAAAGTAAAGAATATGAAAATAGAAAAATAA
- a CDS encoding DJ-1 family glyoxalase III: MKVAEFIVEGFEQIEAVTPVDLLRRAGITVDTVSVFDEKKVKSSHGVVIETDKNMKDINFDDYEMLILPGGPGTGNYEKSDFLMEGLQNFGKNEKKYIAAICAAPGVLARLGMLKNKKAVSFPSVESDLEKNGAVLLRENVITDGNITTSRGAGTAVDFSLRLIEVLKGKEEAERIAEQIVYK, translated from the coding sequence ATGAAAGTTGCAGAATTTATAGTAGAGGGATTTGAACAGATAGAAGCTGTGACACCGGTGGATCTCCTGAGACGTGCGGGAATAACAGTGGATACCGTCTCTGTGTTTGATGAGAAAAAAGTGAAAAGCAGCCACGGTGTAGTAATTGAAACTGATAAAAATATGAAAGATATTAATTTTGATGATTATGAGATGCTGATACTTCCAGGAGGACCGGGAACAGGAAATTATGAAAAGTCGGATTTTTTAATGGAAGGATTACAAAATTTCGGTAAAAATGAAAAAAAATATATAGCTGCTATTTGTGCTGCTCCGGGAGTTCTGGCACGCCTTGGTATGCTTAAAAATAAAAAAGCAGTTTCTTTTCCAAGTGTAGAATCAGACCTTGAAAAAAACGGAGCAGTTTTGTTAAGGGAAAATGTAATAACAGACGGAAATATAACTACCTCAAGAGGAGCGGGAACAGCTGTGGATTTCTCTTTGAGGCTGATAGAAGTACTGAAAGGAAAAGAGGAAGCAGAAAGAATTGCGGAACAAATAGTTTATAAATAA
- the ptsP gene encoding phosphoenolpyruvate--protein phosphotransferase — protein MKEFKGIGASEGISIGKVMLFIEEEMNIPQEKISEVQVGTEIEKLLDAQKKSKLQLISIRDKVKEKMGEDKAAIFDGHIMLLEDDDLMDEVKDKIKAEKMAASRALDEGVNEYCEMISQLDDPYLREREADLKDVGKRWLKNILGIRMKDLSNLDPETVVVAYDLTPSDTAQLDLKNAVGFITEIGGKTSHSAIMARSLELPAVVGVKDALKEMADGASIVMNGEVGEIIIEPDAEILKDYTEKREAYLKEKEELKKLIDEEAVTADGHKVELWGNIGSPEDIDAVLEAGATGVGLYRTEFLFMNSDHLPTEEEQYKAYRVVAEKLQGKPVTIRTMDIGGDKELPYMDLPKELNPFLGWRAIRISLVKQDIFKTQLRAILRASAYGQVKIMYPMVTSINEVRKANEILDECKRELDEIGKKYDKDIKVGIMVETPSVAIISYKFAKEVDFFSIGTNDLTQYFLAVDRGNELVASLYDSFNPAVLEAIQKVIDAGHDRNISVSMCGEFAGDRRATELLLGMGLDAFSMSASSVLQVKKKIRNSSYEKAQKYRDEILALNTPEEVLENLR, from the coding sequence ATGAAAGAATTTAAAGGAATTGGAGCTTCAGAAGGGATTTCTATCGGGAAGGTTATGTTATTCATCGAAGAAGAAATGAACATACCTCAGGAAAAAATATCAGAGGTACAGGTAGGAACAGAAATTGAAAAGTTGTTAGATGCACAGAAAAAATCTAAGTTACAGTTGATTTCTATCAGAGACAAAGTTAAGGAAAAAATGGGAGAAGATAAGGCTGCTATTTTTGACGGGCATATTATGCTTCTTGAAGATGATGATCTTATGGATGAGGTTAAGGATAAAATAAAAGCTGAAAAAATGGCTGCTTCAAGAGCTCTTGACGAAGGTGTCAATGAATACTGCGAAATGATTTCACAGCTTGACGACCCTTATTTGAGAGAGAGAGAAGCAGATTTGAAAGATGTCGGAAAAAGATGGCTTAAAAATATACTTGGTATAAGAATGAAGGATCTTAGTAATCTTGATCCTGAAACAGTAGTAGTAGCTTATGATCTTACACCATCTGACACAGCACAGCTTGACCTTAAAAATGCAGTAGGATTCATCACTGAAATAGGAGGGAAAACATCACACTCTGCTATTATGGCAAGATCTTTGGAATTACCGGCAGTAGTAGGTGTAAAAGATGCGCTAAAAGAAATGGCTGACGGAGCTTCGATAGTAATGAACGGTGAAGTAGGAGAAATAATTATAGAACCTGATGCAGAAATTTTAAAAGATTATACAGAAAAAAGAGAAGCCTACCTGAAAGAAAAAGAAGAACTAAAAAAATTAATAGATGAAGAGGCTGTGACAGCAGACGGACACAAAGTAGAATTATGGGGGAATATAGGAAGTCCGGAAGATATAGACGCAGTTCTTGAAGCAGGAGCAACAGGAGTAGGATTATACAGAACAGAATTCTTATTTATGAATTCAGATCATCTGCCTACAGAAGAAGAACAGTATAAAGCATACAGAGTAGTTGCTGAAAAGCTTCAGGGGAAACCTGTAACTATAAGAACAATGGATATAGGAGGAGATAAAGAGCTTCCGTATATGGATCTTCCAAAAGAATTAAATCCGTTTCTTGGATGGAGAGCAATAAGAATTTCCCTTGTAAAACAAGATATATTCAAAACTCAGCTAAGAGCAATATTAAGAGCAAGTGCTTATGGTCAGGTAAAAATCATGTATCCAATGGTAACTTCAATAAATGAAGTAAGAAAAGCAAATGAAATACTTGATGAATGTAAAAGAGAACTTGATGAAATAGGTAAAAAGTATGATAAAGATATCAAAGTAGGAATCATGGTGGAAACTCCTTCAGTTGCTATTATTTCTTATAAATTTGCAAAAGAAGTAGATTTCTTCTCAATAGGAACTAATGATTTGACACAGTATTTCCTTGCAGTAGACAGAGGAAACGAACTGGTTGCTTCATTATATGATTCATTTAACCCTGCTGTATTAGAAGCAATACAAAAGGTAATAGATGCAGGACATGACAGAAATATATCTGTTAGTATGTGCGGAGAATTCGCAGGAGACAGAAGAGCAACAGAATTATTGCTTGGAATGGGACTTGACGCTTTCAGTATGAGTGCATCATCAGTATTGCAGGTTAAGAAAAAAATCAGAAACAGCAGTTATGAAAAAGCACAAAAGTACAGAGATGAAATTTTGGCTCTGAACACACCGGAAGAAGTTTTGGAAAATTTAAGATAA
- a CDS encoding FprA family A-type flavoprotein: MLHCVQKVSEKIYWVGGNDRRLERFENMFPVPKGVSYNSYLILDEKTALIDTVDSAIRDQFLDNIRYVLDGRNLDYLIINHMEPDHCGNIEELLKIYPDMKIVGNAKTFQFFEQFYDTRKPENYHKIAEGESLSLGEHTLNFYMMPMVHWPEVMATYESSQKILFSADAFGTFGAINGNLFSDQTDFEGYYLSEARRYYANIVGKYGMQVQNAIKKLTKNEIKMICPLHGPSWRTNLDYFLDKYDKWSSYTPEKNGVVLFYASMYGNTENVVNAVANKLAEKGVEDMRVFDVSKTHPSYIIAEVWKYSHMVVASPSYNSGLYHVMDALLHELTALNIQKRKVGIIGNYTWASSAIKVITEHVSKMKDTEIIGDPLEVNSSMKEQEEEKLNQFVDAIYNSLNN, from the coding sequence ATGTTACACTGCGTACAAAAAGTTAGTGAAAAAATATACTGGGTCGGGGGTAACGACAGAAGATTAGAACGTTTTGAGAATATGTTCCCAGTACCAAAAGGAGTATCATATAATTCATACCTGATTCTTGATGAAAAGACGGCTTTGATAGATACTGTTGATTCAGCTATAAGAGATCAGTTTTTAGATAATATCAGATATGTTCTGGACGGGAGAAATCTTGACTATCTGATAATAAATCATATGGAGCCCGATCATTGCGGCAACATAGAAGAACTGTTAAAAATTTATCCTGATATGAAAATAGTAGGAAATGCAAAAACTTTTCAGTTTTTTGAACAGTTTTATGATACAAGAAAACCTGAAAATTATCATAAAATAGCAGAAGGAGAAAGCCTTTCTCTGGGGGAACATACGCTTAATTTTTATATGATGCCGATGGTACACTGGCCGGAAGTAATGGCAACATATGAATCAAGTCAGAAAATATTATTTTCCGCAGATGCTTTTGGTACATTCGGGGCAATAAACGGTAATCTGTTCAGTGATCAGACAGATTTTGAAGGTTATTATTTATCTGAAGCCAGAAGATACTATGCAAATATAGTAGGGAAATACGGTATGCAGGTACAAAACGCCATAAAAAAGCTTACAAAAAATGAGATAAAAATGATATGTCCGCTTCACGGACCGTCATGGAGAACTAACCTTGACTACTTTCTTGATAAGTATGACAAGTGGAGTTCTTATACTCCAGAGAAAAACGGAGTAGTATTATTTTATGCATCGATGTACGGAAACACTGAAAATGTAGTAAATGCAGTGGCTAACAAGCTTGCTGAAAAGGGTGTTGAAGATATGAGGGTTTTTGATGTTTCAAAGACACATCCTTCATATATTATTGCCGAAGTATGGAAATACAGCCACATGGTAGTGGCATCACCATCTTATAACAGCGGACTGTATCATGTAATGGATGCTTTGCTGCATGAATTGACAGCTTTGAATATACAGAAGAGAAAAGTCGGTATAATAGGAAATTACACATGGGCTTCAAGTGCAATAAAGGTAATTACCGAACATGTATCTAAAATGAAAGATACAGAAATAATAGGGGATCCTTTGGAGGTAAATTCATCAATGAAAGAACAGGAAGAAGAAAAACTAAATCAATTTGTGGATGCAATTTATAATTCATTAAATAATTAA
- a CDS encoding ankyrin repeat domain-containing protein, with protein sequence MKKILIWLLLFNIIVFSEEIDLLKQMDDSKYEENAVNFFLDTIRKKNNLLVINILDVEKNRQQRQQNAVEGAYGPVIERRQMRVQLTVNSRNRQGYTPIIVAIESGNNEMLSELLKRGASVYEKHPVFGRLALHTACYYGNTEAVKILLEHNKNIVNYQSDNDGWTPLDDAVLKGHIQIVKILLEYGADPRVPNFKDETPIDMATKFGKGEIVKLLRDQDKKLHWN encoded by the coding sequence ATGAAAAAAATCTTAATATGGTTGTTATTATTCAATATTATTGTATTTTCAGAAGAAATAGACCTGTTAAAACAGATGGATGACAGTAAATACGAAGAAAATGCAGTTAATTTTTTTTTGGACACCATTCGTAAAAAAAATAATTTGTTAGTTATAAATATTCTGGATGTAGAGAAAAACAGGCAGCAAAGACAGCAGAATGCTGTAGAGGGAGCTTACGGGCCGGTAATAGAACGAAGACAGATGAGAGTTCAGCTTACAGTTAATTCCCGTAACAGACAAGGGTATACACCTATAATAGTTGCTATAGAATCCGGGAATAACGAAATGTTATCAGAGCTTTTGAAAAGAGGGGCAAGCGTATATGAAAAGCATCCCGTTTTTGGGCGTCTGGCATTACATACAGCATGTTATTACGGAAATACAGAGGCAGTGAAAATACTGCTTGAGCATAATAAAAATATTGTAAATTATCAAAGTGACAATGACGGCTGGACACCTCTTGATGATGCAGTTCTGAAGGGTCATATCCAGATAGTAAAAATATTGCTTGAATATGGAGCGGATCCCAGAGTTCCTAATTTTAAGGATGAAACTCCTATAGATATGGCAACAAAATTCGGAAAAGGTGAAATAGTAAAATTATTGAGAGATCAGGATAAAAAACTGCATTGGAATTAG
- a CDS encoding nuclease, translating to MKSIFFFLLFSSYFSCSLLNDPDFYMRKAFETTRETQLEDKLYCDRNDKYMIYYYKDSKYLQIGLVDKLQKKENYGDVIKRLQEDSAIIYDVFKQKIIVSNRANNFNGVEFRHYLDIDDTVFMLNKLVVDPDGEVQMLINSQLRELFNNSNTFYYTDDIKY from the coding sequence ATGAAAAGTATTTTCTTTTTTCTTCTTTTTAGCTCATATTTTTCTTGCTCATTATTGAATGATCCTGATTTTTATATGAGAAAAGCATTTGAAACAACTAGGGAAACCCAGTTAGAAGATAAATTGTATTGTGACAGAAACGATAAGTATATGATTTATTATTATAAAGATAGTAAGTATCTTCAAATAGGATTAGTAGATAAGTTACAGAAAAAAGAAAATTATGGAGATGTAATAAAAAGACTTCAAGAAGACTCAGCAATAATATATGATGTTTTCAAACAAAAAATAATAGTGTCAAATCGTGCTAATAATTTTAATGGAGTTGAGTTTCGACATTATTTAGATATAGATGATACAGTTTTCATGTTGAATAAATTAGTTGTAGATCCTGATGGGGAAGTCCAAATGCTGATAAATAGTCAGCTACGTGAACTATTTAATAATTCAAATACATTTTATTATACTGATGATATAAAATATTAA